One Corynebacterium appendicis CIP 107643 DNA window includes the following coding sequences:
- a CDS encoding peptidylprolyl isomerase: MSNNAQRGKDALKELDRELKARDRKEKNKPWSIAALALLVIALVGGGIYLAATWGSDEDVVAEDQADEQQDQDQQEEMEPVALKKERSEPLDPTVTCTYTEDGQSEFYKGLPEAEGVSTEGTVDVNLDTSAGPIGLTLDRSVSPCTVNAIEYLVEQEYYNDTVCHRLTTEGLHVLQCGDPSGTGSGGPGFQFADEYPADDPAESENQNVLYERGTIAMANSGENTNGSQFFLNYGDSPLPPAYTYFGTINEEGLATLDKIAEAGIAEPETEEEAMMARPGDGAPKEEVKINSASVA; this comes from the coding sequence GTGAGCAATAACGCGCAGCGCGGCAAAGATGCGCTGAAGGAACTCGACCGCGAGCTCAAGGCCCGCGACCGCAAAGAGAAGAACAAGCCCTGGTCGATCGCGGCCCTGGCTCTGCTGGTCATCGCGCTCGTCGGCGGCGGCATCTACTTGGCAGCCACATGGGGCTCGGACGAGGACGTCGTCGCCGAGGACCAGGCCGACGAGCAGCAGGACCAGGATCAGCAGGAAGAGATGGAGCCGGTCGCGCTGAAGAAGGAGCGCTCCGAACCGCTCGACCCGACTGTCACCTGCACCTACACCGAAGACGGCCAGAGCGAGTTTTACAAGGGCCTGCCCGAAGCAGAGGGCGTATCGACGGAGGGCACCGTCGACGTCAACCTGGACACCTCCGCCGGCCCCATCGGCCTGACTCTGGACCGCTCCGTCTCGCCGTGCACGGTGAACGCGATCGAGTACCTGGTCGAGCAGGAGTACTACAACGACACCGTGTGCCACCGCCTGACCACTGAGGGCCTCCACGTTCTGCAGTGCGGCGATCCGAGCGGCACCGGCAGCGGAGGCCCGGGCTTCCAGTTCGCGGACGAGTACCCGGCTGACGACCCGGCAGAGAGCGAGAACCAGAACGTCCTCTACGAGCGCGGCACCATCGCGATGGCGAACTCGGGCGAGAACACCAACGGCTCACAGTTCTTCCTGAACTACGGCGATTCTCCGCTGCCCCCGGCGTACACCTACTTCGGCACGATCAACGAGGAAGGCCTGGCCACCCTCGACAAGATCGCCGAGGCAGGCATTGCCGAGCCGGAGACCGAGGAAGAGGCCATGATGGCCCGCCCCGGCGACGGCGCCCCCAAGGAGGAAGTGAAGATCAACAGCGCTTCGGTCGCGTAG